The proteins below are encoded in one region of Clostridium sp. 'White wine YQ':
- a CDS encoding Lsa family ABC-F type ribosomal protection protein produces the protein MSLINVTNLTFAYEGSYDNIFENVSFQIDTDWKLGFTGRNGRGKTTFMNLLLGNYEYSGNISASVTFEYFPYEVKDQENFTIDIIREISSNSMDWEIMKELSLLDIEDDVLYRQFYTLSKGEQTKVLLAAMFLKENSFLLIDEPTNHLDTEARKKLSGYLNKKKGFILVSHDRAFLDNCVDHILAINKTNIEIQKGNFSSWWENKELQDNFELAENEKLKKDINRLSAAAKRTSSWSDNVESTKYGTTNSGSKIDRGYVGHKAAKMMKRSKNIETRQQNMIEEKSKLLKNIESNESLKISSLKFHDSKLVELRDISICYGDRVVCEGISFSVEQGERVAIQGKNGSGKSSILKLILGEDIPCNGVLVKNNQLIISYVSQDTSYLSGNLSEYAYKYGIDESLFKSILIKLDFSREQFEKDIEDFSGGQKKKVLIARSLCERAHLYIWDEPLNFIDVISRMQIEKLLIEYRPTILFVEHDSAFCENVATKTIKL, from the coding sequence ATGTCTTTAATAAATGTAACAAATCTGACCTTCGCATACGAAGGCAGTTATGATAATATTTTTGAAAATGTAAGTTTTCAAATTGATACAGATTGGAAATTAGGTTTTACAGGTAGAAATGGAAGAGGAAAAACAACTTTCATGAATCTTTTGCTTGGAAATTATGAATACTCTGGAAATATTTCAGCTAGTGTAACATTTGAATATTTTCCTTATGAAGTTAAGGACCAAGAAAATTTCACTATAGATATAATTAGGGAAATTAGCTCTAATTCAATGGATTGGGAAATAATGAAAGAACTATCCTTGCTAGATATAGAGGATGATGTTCTTTACAGACAGTTCTATACTCTATCAAAAGGAGAGCAGACAAAGGTATTACTTGCTGCTATGTTTTTAAAGGAAAACTCATTTCTTCTTATTGATGAGCCTACAAATCATTTAGATACTGAAGCTAGAAAAAAACTTAGTGGCTATTTGAATAAAAAGAAAGGATTTATTTTAGTATCCCATGATAGAGCCTTCTTAGACAATTGTGTTGATCATATTTTGGCTATAAATAAGACAAATATTGAAATACAAAAAGGAAATTTCTCTTCGTGGTGGGAGAACAAAGAGTTACAAGATAATTTTGAACTAGCAGAAAATGAAAAATTAAAAAAGGATATTAATAGACTTTCTGCGGCCGCGAAACGTACATCATCATGGTCAGATAATGTTGAAAGCACCAAATATGGAACTACAAATTCAGGAAGTAAGATAGATAGAGGGTATGTAGGACATAAAGCAGCAAAAATGATGAAGCGTTCTAAAAATATAGAAACCAGGCAACAAAATATGATTGAGGAGAAATCAAAGCTTCTTAAAAATATTGAAAGCAATGAAAGTTTAAAGATATCATCACTTAAATTTCATGATAGTAAGCTAGTGGAACTAAGAGATATCTCTATTTGTTATGGTGATAGAGTTGTATGCGAAGGAATAAGTTTTAGCGTAGAGCAAGGTGAAAGAGTCGCTATTCAAGGAAAGAATGGCAGCGGAAAATCAAGTATATTGAAATTGATTTTAGGTGAAGATATTCCTTGTAATGGAGTGTTAGTTAAAAATAATCAGTTAATTATTTCATATGTTTCTCAGGATACATCTTATTTAAGTGGAAACTTATCTGAGTACGCATATAAATATGGCATTGACGAAAGTCTATTTAAATCTATTCTTATAAAGCTTGATTTTTCAAGAGAACAGTTTGAAAAGGATATTGAAGATTTTAGTGGAGGACAAAAGAAAAAAGTATTGATTGCAAGAAGCCTATGTGAAAGGGCTCATTTGTATATATGGGATGAACCATTAAACTTTATTGATGTCATTTCTCGTATGCAGATTGAAAAATTACTAATTGAATATAGACCTACAATCCTTTTTGTTGAACATGATAGTGCATTTTGCGAAAATGTTGCAACAAAGACTATAAAATTGTAA
- a CDS encoding MSCRAMM family protein, whose amino-acid sequence MSSKDEYVLGYSQQFDITGREEKTEDLNLVINPLANSGNLTGAVTSGGNPVAGATVKVYDTSNNPIEHTTTGGNGQFTITNLAAGAYQVLAIKDGYILPTSTPVTIQANKSSTVSLVIQPDPNANLGAVFGIIRDNNTLLPIANAIVDLYSTVQGQPPTFIGIAPTNANGQYLFTELASGNYYVSASKLGYQPKDSAPISVGAKDYVLTDVNLTADPQSNTGTVSGFIKNQTTGQPIPNAVVALYSISGGVETVVALTKTSSSGRYLFGSLNQGTYRVKATLQDQVV is encoded by the coding sequence ATGTCTTCAAAAGATGAATATGTACTTGGTTATAGTCAGCAATTTGATATAACAGGAAGAGAGGAAAAAACAGAAGACTTAAATTTAGTTATAAATCCTCTTGCAAATAGCGGAAATTTAACAGGAGCAGTAACCTCAGGTGGAAACCCAGTAGCAGGAGCTACTGTTAAGGTATATGATACAAGTAATAATCCAATTGAGCATACAACAACTGGAGGAAATGGTCAATTTACAATTACGAATCTTGCTGCTGGGGCCTATCAGGTACTTGCAATTAAAGATGGATATATTTTACCAACATCTACACCTGTTACGATACAAGCCAATAAATCTTCAACAGTAAGTCTAGTTATTCAACCAGATCCAAATGCAAACCTAGGTGCAGTATTTGGAATCATAAGAGATAATAATACGTTATTACCAATAGCAAATGCAATTGTAGATTTATATAGTACCGTTCAAGGGCAGCCACCTACTTTCATTGGTATAGCGCCAACAAATGCTAATGGGCAATATTTATTTACAGAATTAGCATCAGGCAATTATTATGTCTCAGCATCTAAATTAGGTTATCAGCCTAAGGATTCAGCTCCAATAAGTGTTGGAGCCAAAGATTATGTGCTTACTGATGTAAATTTAACAGCTGATCCTCAATCTAATACAGGAACAGTAAGTGGATTTATAAAGAATCAAACCACAGGGCAACCTATTCCCAATGCGGTAGTAGCATTATATTCAATCTCTGGAGGAGTTGAAACAGTTGTAGCCCTTACTAAAACTAGTAGCTCAGGAAGATATTTGTTTGGAAGTTTAAATCAAGGAACCTATAGAGTTAAAGCAACCTTACAGGATCAAGTGGTATAA
- a CDS encoding MSCRAMM family protein, whose amino-acid sequence MIIKDVYILTDSDSVVINENEEVTVNLDLLELPPCYDTLLIGKVVDRGAPIANATVKVFDENFNPLFHTNTDENGIFKFKNLLYPGEYEVIASANYYMTSMSRKVRIRKDEVTKIALTLKKHPSLANGIVYGKVLEEVTLKPISNAMISMKPLEEGCRVIYKTTSNSRGQYLIYNVSPNKYTIEVERNGYNSQEPIEISVEKYEYALLNLYLLKNYNDYKGTISGIITSKNSVVSDAEVFLYEIDNNGDERIVQVQVTNEDGVYLFSNIEGGDYIVKAKLQNGEYFEKNIEIPDSL is encoded by the coding sequence ATGATAATAAAAGATGTTTATATTCTTACAGACAGTGATTCAGTTGTAATAAATGAAAATGAAGAGGTTACTGTTAACTTAGATTTATTAGAGTTACCTCCCTGCTATGATACTCTCTTAATAGGAAAAGTGGTAGACAGAGGTGCGCCAATAGCTAATGCAACCGTTAAAGTTTTTGATGAAAATTTTAATCCATTATTTCATACTAACACTGATGAAAATGGAATTTTCAAATTTAAGAATTTATTATATCCTGGAGAATATGAAGTTATTGCCTCAGCAAATTACTATATGACATCCATGAGTAGAAAAGTTAGAATAAGAAAAGATGAAGTTACTAAAATAGCCCTTACGCTTAAGAAACATCCATCACTGGCAAACGGAATAGTCTATGGAAAAGTATTAGAAGAGGTAACCCTTAAACCTATATCAAATGCTATGATATCTATGAAACCATTGGAAGAGGGTTGTAGAGTAATTTATAAGACAACTTCTAATAGCAGAGGACAATATTTGATTTATAATGTATCTCCTAATAAATATACCATTGAAGTTGAGAGAAATGGATATAATTCGCAAGAGCCTATAGAGATAAGTGTTGAAAAATATGAATATGCCCTATTGAACCTATATCTATTAAAAAACTACAATGATTATAAAGGTACTATAAGTGGAATAATAACATCAAAAAACTCTGTGGTTTCAGACGCCGAAGTATTTTTATATGAAATAGATAATAATGGTGATGAAAGGATAGTTCAAGTGCAAGTTACTAATGAAGATGGGGTCTATTTATTTTCCAATATAGAAGGGGGAGACTATATAGTGAAGGCTAAACTGCAAAATGGAGAATATTTTGAAAAAAATATTGAAATTCCTGATAGTCTTTAG
- a CDS encoding S66 peptidase family protein: MATRPEILRPGDTIGIVTLGSPLFENVINERIKTLENMGFSVVLGKYVYSYSGYLAASEQERASDLMEMFRNPNVKAIMPSRGGVGVEGIVPYLDYPFIAQNPKIVTGYSDITILLNALYRWANLITFHSLMLIDFRPTTPAYNFNQFFTATSTVTSPRKLENPPGRQLVSRVPGNVTGPIIGGNLASFVGNLGTPFELDTSGKILLLEEVHEPINTVYRYINHLRLAGKFRDCAGIIMGQCSLCEPAYDKNYEDLINEVMIPLNKPLMTNLATGHGRFKMAIPIGAQANLNTYDNTLTILEPTVHE, from the coding sequence ATGGCAACGAGACCAGAAATTTTACGTCCGGGAGATACAATTGGAATAGTTACTTTAGGAAGTCCTTTGTTTGAAAATGTCATTAATGAGCGCATAAAGACTCTTGAGAATATGGGCTTTAGTGTGGTTTTGGGTAAATATGTATATTCTTATAGTGGGTATCTTGCAGCATCAGAGCAAGAAAGAGCCTCAGACTTAATGGAGATGTTTAGAAATCCCAATGTTAAGGCGATTATGCCTTCAAGAGGTGGAGTAGGGGTGGAAGGTATAGTACCATATCTTGATTATCCCTTTATCGCACAGAATCCTAAAATTGTTACTGGGTATAGTGATATAACAATTTTACTAAATGCCTTATATAGATGGGCTAATTTGATTACATTTCATAGTCTTATGTTAATTGATTTTAGACCTACAACTCCTGCATATAACTTCAACCAATTCTTTACAGCAACATCAACTGTAACCTCACCAAGAAAACTTGAGAATCCTCCAGGAAGACAATTAGTAAGCAGGGTTCCTGGAAATGTAACAGGTCCAATAATAGGAGGTAATCTTGCATCCTTTGTAGGAAATCTTGGAACTCCATTTGAACTTGATACAAGTGGTAAGATACTTTTACTTGAAGAGGTTCATGAACCAATTAATACAGTTTATAGGTATATAAATCATTTAAGACTAGCAGGTAAGTTTAGAGATTGTGCAGGTATAATCATGGGTCAATGTTCATTATGTGAGCCTGCATATGATAAGAATTATGAAGATTTAATTAATGAAGTTATGATACCACTTAATAAGCCTCTTATGACCAATTTAGCAACAGGTCATGGTAGATTTAAGATGGCTATACCTATAGGTGCTCAAGCTAATCTTAATACTTATGATAATACACTTACAATACTTGAACCAACAGTACATGAATAG